Genomic window (Maridesulfovibrio ferrireducens):
AGAGTTACGGGTTGCTGTGTCTATAGCTTTTTGAAAATTAGGTTCACCCAGTCCGGATGGAACAGGAGGGTGGCAGTGCAACAGGATTACTTTCGCTCCGCACATTTCGGCCAGATCAAAGCCATATTTTACAGCGTTGTCTGAGTGTATTGAGCCGTCAACAGGGATTAATATTTTTGAAAAAATCATGCTTACTGTTCTCCTGTAATTTTTTATACATTACTTGAACCTTGAGTGAGGCGCAACCCGGTTAAGAAGTTAATAATTATTTTATAATTTAAAATTCGTAATTTGTAAGTCGACAATATAGGTCTAAGTTGAATGATCAATCAGTGTTTTTTAAGGGTATTAATTGTGTTTTTATTATATGTATTTAAGTTTTTATATGATGTAAATTGTCCAATTGTATTTTATTAGTCAGGTATAAATAGGGTTTATGTGAAAAAGTATTTTGTTAAATATTTTTTCACAATTTGTTGACAAAAATAAAAACTGAACGTAGATACTGTCTCAGTTGATGCCGATCAAGATTGATCTGAGCGGATTGTGCAAGGTTTGATGTTGTCTTTTGCAGCTGTAGAATTCCTTCAATTAAGACTGTAGGGGTCTTGACATGGAGTGTGAATGGCGGCGGCAAAAAAAGTAGAAATTTTCTACCGCATTTTACAATGTGAAATAGCTTAGATACAACCTTAAAATGCGACCGCATCGTATTTTAAGGTTGTCAGGCATTGATTAGATCATTTAAATATCACTGTTTAGTTAAGATATAATTGTTAGCAGCAGTTTTTTATTGATCAGTTAGTAAACCCACCTTCAGTTTCCATTCCTTAAAGCAGTAGCCCCTCTTCCCAGAGGGGCTTTTGTCTTTTTAGTGTAGCGTTGACGTTTACAAAGGATTTACGTAAAAATATTTTTATTATTATAGATATTAAAGTAAAAAAAGAGATTCTTGATGACAAAAAAAGAAATAGTTTTAAAAACAGCTAAAGAGATATTCGGTGAACTTGGATATAGCGGCACAACCTTTAAGAAGATTGCTGACCGGGCAGGTGTTGCGGTCGGACTGCTTTCACATCATTATGGAAACAAGGAAAAACTGTTCAAAGAAGCCGGATTTGATGTAGCTGAAAGACTTAGTTCTACTCTTCAGGACGAGGTTTTACAGGCAGAAAATGGTTATGATGCTGTATACAGGTTCGCTAAACGTTATCTGGAATTTTCAATTGATCCAGATGAAGATTTTCTAGTTCTTGTTCGCTGTTCACCTTTTAGCGATCTTAAAACGGGAGCGGATCGGGATGCTATGGTCCATAAATTTGCTCAGATCCCTGTTTTGCTGGAAAATTGTGTTGCACGGGGAGTTCGGGACGGTTCCATCCCTAATTTGTTGGTAGCGGAGACAGCTTCTGTTGTTTTGTGTAACCTTGTAGGTGCGGTTCGAACTAAACTTTTAACTCCATACAGTCCTCCCAAATTATACGATGAGGCTCTTAAATTTATGATGCGCAGCTTGAAAGCCGCTTAGATTTTAAGAAGATCTAATTAAATAATAATTTGTGTTTTCACTAATTCTTTTTCTAAAAAATGATTGATATCAGTTCACACTCTTTATTGTTTATATCTGCAGAATATATTTACCACTCCCTTTCTTAGAACTTGTTTTATTCTTATTTTACAGTAGCTTATTCTAAAGTATTAATTAAAATATTTATAGTAATTAATACGTTATGGAATGAGTCTGCTCTTTTTTTGTGATCTGGACATCATTATAAAAAAATGGTTTATTGTTATTAAGAGTAGAAATTTAGCTATTCTATGATGGTGTTGTTGTAAGTGAAAATGGGTGAAGCAAATTCATGGACAGTTCCGTTGGACCTGTAGAAAGTACTCGGAGATTTTAATGACTTCGAATTTTCACGTCAGAGATTTGTTTATAATTTTTACTTTTTTGCTATGTCTTTTCGTTTTTCCAGCCAAAGTATTTGCCGCTCACATTCTTGTTCAGGGAGATTATAATTATCCTCCCTACGAATTTCTCGATAACGGTATCCCTTCAGGGTTTAATGTTGACATAATGCGTGCTGTCGCTGCGGTTATGGGACTGCATATTAAAATTGATCTCGGGTCATGGAATGAGGTTCTCAGTTCCTTGAAACGTGGAGAAATTGATGCTTTAACAGGTATGTATTATTCTCCTGAACGTGCTAAATTTGTTGATTTTTCTATGCCTCATAATATTGTTTCTCATGCAATTTTTGTTCGTCAAGGCTCTGA
Coding sequences:
- a CDS encoding TetR/AcrR family transcriptional regulator, which encodes MTKKEIVLKTAKEIFGELGYSGTTFKKIADRAGVAVGLLSHHYGNKEKLFKEAGFDVAERLSSTLQDEVLQAENGYDAVYRFAKRYLEFSIDPDEDFLVLVRCSPFSDLKTGADRDAMVHKFAQIPVLLENCVARGVRDGSIPNLLVAETASVVLCNLVGAVRTKLLTPYSPPKLYDEALKFMMRSLKAA